Genomic window (Candidatus Effluviviaceae Genus I sp.):
GCGGCGGGCATGGCGGGGGTGTTCCTCGTCACGACGGGCGGGCGGCTTGCGCTCGGGTCTTCCGTCACCATCCTGGGCGACCTCACGGTGCTCGCCGCGGCGGTCGTGTGGACGGCCTTCGTGCTCATCGACAAACGGCTCATGGCCGCGGGCGGAGTGAGCGTGCGCGCGCTGGCCTCGGCGATGCTCATCGTCACGGCGGCCACCGCGCTTCCCGCCGCGCTCGTGTTCGGATCGGGGCGCCTTCCGCCGGTCGGGTGGGGCCTGTGGCCGGTCGGCTACACCGCCGTGTTCTGCACCGTGATCCCCTTCGCGCTCTGGACGTGGGGGCTCAAGCGCATCTCGGCGACCACCTCGAGCGTCATCCTGCTCACCGAAGTGGTCTTCGCGATGGCGCTCGCGGCGCTCGTCCTCGGCGAGAGACAGACAACGGGCGCGCTGTGGGGGGGGGTTCTCATCGGAGCGGCCGTCCTCCTGGCGTCGCTGGACTCCAGGGACGAGATCGCCGCAGGTCCGGACATCGTCCCTGAGTGACGGGGCGGCCGCGGCGCATCGGGCGCGGGCGGCCGGCCGGGGAGACGGAGGGCGTCATGCGCGAGGCGAAGAGGCTTGGGCCCCAGGCGTACGGCGGCGTGGACGGTGAGGCGTACAGGCCGTACGTCCCGCACGAAC
Coding sequences:
- a CDS encoding DMT family transporter, whose product is MRGRKGAVVATLAAGLLWGSSFVVVKIGLSTLDPYWFVFLRFTTAALVALAVAALAGQLRQALRLLRHPLVVWMGVTNAVGFVLQFKGQTLTTAGKAALLVNTNTIFVAAASRLFLRERLGPAKALGIAAGMAGVFLVTTGGRLALGSSVTILGDLTVLAAAVVWTAFVLIDKRLMAAGGVSVRALASAMLIVTAATALPAALVFGSGRLPPVGWGLWPVGYTAVFCTVIPFALWTWGLKRISATTSSVILLTEVVFAMALAALVLGERQTTGALWGGVLIGAAVLLASLDSRDEIAAGPDIVPE